A genomic region of Lachnoclostridium edouardi contains the following coding sequences:
- a CDS encoding NUDIX hydrolase produces the protein MDCFKNAVFQCPGALFYMSDNGSLKLRDGAKYYLLKLTSKGVHIYAASLGLQSYSDCLSSISDLLKDAGLSGLFMEQIFTDLTDLSRNLNPEETIFFTAKANTARLLSEEGWHTYIFSFEASEKKLYVPENVVILNSYSQAPESSRKMSYNKQEVWDLFDSDRQPLGLTCLRNEKYPDGMYHLVISVWIRNSQGQFLISQRHPDKFYPLFWECTGGCVAAGETPLSTVVREIKEELGLTVKPSEPKLVYQTRREEFKDFYDVWLVNMDVDLHCLTLQKSEVVDAKWASFEEIQALDQQGLFHPLLSYYKELLPKLKSEAPNLI, from the coding sequence ATGGATTGTTTTAAAAACGCTGTTTTTCAATGCCCCGGCGCCTTATTCTATATGTCAGATAATGGTTCTTTAAAGCTTAGGGACGGGGCCAAATATTACCTTCTGAAGCTGACCAGCAAAGGCGTTCACATATATGCTGCCTCCTTAGGTCTCCAGTCTTATTCAGACTGTTTATCCTCAATTTCCGACCTGTTAAAAGATGCCGGTTTGTCCGGCTTATTTATGGAGCAGATTTTTACTGACTTAACTGATTTATCCAGGAATTTAAATCCTGAAGAAACTATATTTTTTACTGCCAAAGCAAATACGGCCAGATTACTTTCTGAGGAAGGATGGCATACCTATATTTTTTCTTTTGAAGCTTCTGAGAAAAAGCTTTACGTGCCGGAAAATGTAGTGATTCTCAATTCTTATTCTCAGGCTCCTGAATCCTCCAGAAAAATGTCCTATAATAAGCAGGAAGTGTGGGACTTGTTTGACAGTGACAGGCAGCCTTTAGGACTGACCTGTTTAAGAAATGAAAAGTATCCCGACGGTATGTATCACCTGGTTATCAGCGTCTGGATTCGCAACAGTCAGGGGCAGTTTCTTATTTCCCAGCGCCATCCTGACAAGTTTTACCCATTATTCTGGGAGTGTACAGGGGGATGTGTAGCTGCAGGGGAGACCCCTTTATCTACTGTTGTCCGGGAAATTAAGGAGGAGCTGGGACTTACGGTGAAACCTTCAGAACCGAAACTGGTATACCAGACCAGGCGGGAAGAATTTAAGGATTTTTATGATGTGTGGCTTGTAAATATGGATGTGGATTTACATTGTCTGACTCTTCAAAAATCAGAAGTAGTAGACGCCAAGTGGGCTTCTTTTGAGGAAATACAGGCTTTAGACCAGCAGGGTCTTTTTCATCCTCTTCTGTCCTATTATAAAGAGCTGCTGCCAAAACTTAAATCTGAAGCGCCAAACTTAATATAG
- a CDS encoding YicC/YloC family endoribonuclease, with protein sequence MLKSMTGFGRYEAVTDEYKISVEMKAVNHRYLDLSIKMPKKFNCFEAGIRTLLKKYIQRGKVDVSINYESYTEGNMCLKYNQALAAEYMGYFRKMSESFGIPNNIGVSELSRCPEVLTMEQVPDDEEHLWKVISESVEAAAARFVDTRLTEGENLKQDLIGKLDYMLELVKFIEDRMPQLLIEYRQKLEDKVKEFLENTSIDEGRIAAEVTIYADKICVDEEMVRLRSHIETTRAKLLAGGAIGRELDFIAQEMNREANTTLSKAGDLAVSDKAIALKTEIEKVREQIQNIE encoded by the coding sequence ATGTTAAAAAGCATGACTGGCTTTGGACGTTATGAGGCAGTGACAGATGAGTACAAGATATCTGTGGAGATGAAAGCAGTAAACCACAGGTATCTTGATTTAAGTATTAAGATGCCTAAAAAGTTTAACTGCTTTGAGGCAGGCATCCGCACTCTTTTGAAAAAATATATTCAAAGGGGTAAGGTGGATGTAAGCATTAATTATGAAAGCTATACAGAAGGCAATATGTGTCTGAAATACAATCAGGCTTTGGCCGCAGAGTATATGGGGTATTTTAGGAAAATGTCAGAGAGCTTTGGCATTCCCAACAATATAGGAGTATCAGAGCTTTCCAGATGTCCGGAGGTTCTGACTATGGAGCAGGTGCCAGACGACGAGGAGCATCTGTGGAAGGTGATTTCAGAATCTGTGGAGGCGGCTGCAGCAAGATTTGTGGACACCAGACTCACAGAAGGAGAAAATCTGAAGCAGGATCTTATTGGAAAGCTGGATTACATGCTGGAGCTGGTGAAGTTTATTGAGGATAGAATGCCACAGCTTTTGATTGAGTACAGACAAAAGCTGGAGGACAAAGTAAAAGAGTTTTTAGAAAATACATCTATTGACGAGGGAAGAATTGCCGCAGAAGTAACTATTTATGCAGACAAGATTTGCGTAGATGAGGAGATGGTCCGCTTACGCAGCCATATTGAAACTACAAGAGCCAAATTACTGGCGGGAGGGGCAATAGGCAGAGAGTTGGATTTTATTGCTCAGGAGATGAACAGAGAGGCTAATACAACTCTTTCTAAAGCCGGAGATCTGGCAGTGTCAGACAAGGCCATTGCTTTAAAAACAGAGATAGAAAAAGTGAGAGAACAGATTCAGAATATAGAATAA
- the gmk gene encoding guanylate kinase, with amino-acid sequence MKNKGILVVVSGFSGAGKGTLMKALLEKYDNYALSISATTRKPRAGEVHGREYFFVEKETFESMIKGDQLIEYAQYVKHYYGTPKEYVLQKMEEGKDVILEIEIQGALKVKEKYPDTLLLFVMPPSAMELRRRLVGRGTETADVIEARLKRAAKEAEGMESYDYILINDDVDTCVEEMHHLIQSQHHKAAYHLDFMRQMEEELNRL; translated from the coding sequence ATGAAGAATAAAGGAATATTAGTAGTGGTTTCCGGATTTTCAGGAGCCGGCAAGGGGACGCTGATGAAAGCTCTGCTGGAAAAATATGACAATTACGCTCTTTCCATTTCAGCTACCACCAGAAAGCCCAGAGCAGGGGAGGTTCACGGGAGAGAATACTTTTTCGTGGAAAAGGAAACCTTTGAAAGTATGATCAAAGGCGATCAGTTGATTGAATATGCCCAGTATGTGAAACATTATTATGGAACGCCTAAGGAGTATGTGCTGCAGAAAATGGAGGAGGGCAAGGACGTTATTCTGGAAATAGAAATCCAGGGAGCCTTGAAAGTGAAAGAAAAATACCCAGATACATTGCTGCTGTTTGTTATGCCGCCAAGCGCTATGGAGCTGCGGCGCAGGTTAGTGGGAAGAGGCACTGAGACGGCGGATGTGATTGAAGCCAGACTGAAGCGGGCGGCAAAGGAAGCTGAAGGGATGGAGTCCTACGACTATATTTTAATTAATGATGATGTGGACACTTGCGTGGAGGAGATGCATCACCTGATTCAGTCCCAGCATCATAAGGCAGCCTACCATCTGGATTTTATGAGACAGATGGAGGAAGAGCTAAACAGATTATAA
- the rpoZ gene encoding DNA-directed RNA polymerase subunit omega, translating into MLHPSYTDLINVVNSEVEPGEQPVVQSRYSIVIATAKRARQLIAGEEAMVPENGKKSLSVAIEELYKSKVKIVGDEEPAEQQ; encoded by the coding sequence ATGTTACATCCATCATACACAGATTTAATTAATGTAGTAAACAGTGAAGTGGAACCTGGGGAGCAGCCGGTGGTACAAAGCCGTTACTCTATTGTAATCGCCACTGCAAAAAGAGCCAGACAGCTGATTGCAGGGGAAGAGGCTATGGTTCCTGAAAACGGGAAAAAATCATTGTCAGTTGCTATTGAAGAGCTGTACAAATCAAAAGTAAAAATTGTCGGCGACGAGGAGCCTGCGGAGCAGCAGTAA
- the rimO gene encoding 30S ribosomal protein S12 methylthiotransferase RimO — MKILFVSLGCDKNLVDSEKMLGLLSQSGHTFTDDENQAEIIVINTCCFINDAKEESVNTILEMAEYKKSGSCRLLIVAGCMAQRYKQEIMDEIPEVDAVLGTSSYDEIAAVIRSLTEEGREHIQCFHDLNELPRTDTRIVTTGGHYAFLKIAEGCDKRCTYCIIPSLRGSYRSVPMEQLLKEAGELAERGVKELILVAQETTLYGKDIYGEKMLPKLLEELCKISGIQWIRIQYCYPEEITEELIDTIKREEKVCHYLDLPIQHASDRILKKMGRRTSQSELRNIVGRLRERIPDIALRTTLISGFPGETEEDHEELMQFVDEMEFDRLGVFAYSAEEDTPAAGFSDQVPQEIKEDRRDQIMELQQEIAFSKNQDETDRILEVMIEGKVADENTYVGRTYMDAPGVDGLIFVSANEELMSGDFVRVKVTGALEYDLIGEVYNEFA; from the coding sequence ATGAAAATATTATTTGTTTCTTTAGGCTGTGATAAAAACCTGGTGGACAGTGAGAAAATGCTGGGGCTTTTATCTCAAAGCGGCCATACCTTTACAGATGACGAAAACCAGGCTGAAATTATTGTGATTAACACATGCTGTTTTATTAATGACGCCAAGGAAGAAAGCGTAAATACAATTTTAGAGATGGCGGAATATAAAAAATCAGGCAGCTGCAGACTGCTGATTGTGGCAGGCTGTATGGCTCAGCGCTACAAACAGGAAATTATGGATGAAATACCAGAGGTGGACGCAGTTTTGGGAACCTCATCCTATGATGAAATTGCAGCTGTGATCCGAAGTCTCACAGAGGAGGGCAGAGAGCACATTCAGTGTTTTCACGATTTAAATGAGCTGCCGCGCACAGACACCCGTATTGTGACTACAGGAGGCCATTATGCTTTCTTAAAAATTGCTGAGGGCTGTGATAAAAGATGTACTTACTGCATTATTCCCAGCTTGAGAGGCTCCTACAGAAGCGTGCCTATGGAGCAGCTTTTAAAAGAGGCGGGGGAGCTGGCTGAAAGAGGAGTGAAGGAGTTAATTTTAGTGGCTCAGGAGACGACTCTTTACGGAAAAGATATTTATGGAGAAAAAATGCTGCCAAAGCTTTTAGAGGAGCTGTGCAAAATTTCCGGAATCCAATGGATACGCATTCAGTACTGCTATCCGGAGGAAATTACAGAGGAGCTGATAGATACAATCAAAAGAGAAGAAAAGGTCTGTCATTATCTGGATCTTCCCATTCAGCACGCCAGCGACAGGATTTTAAAGAAAATGGGCAGACGGACCAGCCAAAGTGAACTGAGAAATATTGTAGGCAGACTGAGGGAGAGAATTCCTGATATTGCTCTGCGCACAACCTTAATCTCTGGTTTTCCGGGAGAAACAGAGGAGGACCATGAGGAGCTTATGCAGTTTGTAGATGAAATGGAATTTGACCGTTTAGGAGTATTTGCCTATTCAGCAGAAGAGGATACTCCGGCTGCCGGATTTTCAGATCAGGTTCCCCAGGAAATCAAAGAGGACCGGAGAGATCAGATTATGGAGCTTCAGCAGGAAATTGCATTTTCCAAAAATCAGGATGAGACAGACCGTATTCTGGAGGTTATGATTGAGGGAAAAGTGGCAGATGAAAATACATATGTAGGCAGAACCTACATGGATGCTCCGGGAGTGGACGGACTGATTTTTGTCAGCGCCAATGAAGAGCTGATGTCAGGCGATTTTGTAAGGGTAAAGGTTACCGGTGCTTTAGAATATGATCTGATTGGAGAGGTGTATAATGAATTTGCCTAA
- the pgsA gene encoding CDP-diacylglycerol--glycerol-3-phosphate 3-phosphatidyltransferase — protein MNLPNKLTVLRVILIPFFVAALLWENGENYSMRIAAALIFIVASLTDMLDGKIARKYNLVTNFGKFMDPLADKLLVCAALICLIQLNQLPAWMVIIIISREFIISGFRLVASDNGVVIAASYWGKFKTTFQMIAVILLIFNIPALAVITNICVWAALALTVVSLVDYIVKNHKILTEGSM, from the coding sequence ATGAATTTGCCTAATAAGCTTACTGTGCTGCGGGTGATTTTAATTCCGTTTTTTGTGGCAGCCCTGCTGTGGGAAAACGGCGAAAATTATTCCATGAGAATTGCAGCCGCCCTTATTTTTATAGTCGCCAGCCTGACAGATATGCTGGACGGAAAAATTGCCAGAAAATACAATCTGGTGACAAACTTTGGAAAGTTTATGGATCCTTTGGCGGACAAGCTGTTGGTGTGCGCTGCGTTAATATGTTTGATTCAGCTGAATCAGCTGCCTGCCTGGATGGTAATTATTATTATCAGCAGAGAGTTTATTATCAGTGGATTCCGCTTAGTGGCCTCTGATAATGGAGTTGTAATTGCAGCTAGCTACTGGGGCAAATTTAAAACTACGTTTCAGATGATCGCTGTAATACTGTTGATTTTCAACATACCTGCTTTAGCTGTAATCACTAATATTTGTGTGTGGGCAGCTTTGGCGCTGACAGTAGTCTCTCTGGTGGA